A window of Rhododendron vialii isolate Sample 1 chromosome 11a, ASM3025357v1 contains these coding sequences:
- the LOC131308759 gene encoding uncharacterized protein LOC131308759 isoform X1, with protein MLRLRAFRPTNDKIVKIQLHPTHPWLVTADASDRVSVWNWEHRQVIYELKPGGVDERRLVGAKLEKLAEGESEPKGKPTEAMRGGSVKQVSFYDDDVCFWQLWRNRSAAAEAPTAANHIASTFSSPAPSTKGRHFLVICCENKAIFLDLVTMRGRDVPKQDLDGRSLLCMEFLSKSSAGDGPLVAFGGSDGVIRVLSMISWKLVRRYTGGHKGSISCLMNFMASSGEALLVSGGSDGLLVLWSADHSPDTRDLVPKLSLKAHDGGVVAVELSRVSGGAPQLITIGADKTLAIWDTISFKELRRIKPVPKLACHSVASWCHPRAPNLDILTCVKDSHIWAIEHPTYSALTRPLCELSSLIPPQVLASHKKLRVYCMVAHPLQPHLVATGSNVGVIVSEFDARSLPAVAPLPTPPGSREHSALYLIERELKLLNFQLSNTANPSLGSNGSLLETGRFRGDSIEQLHVKQIKKHISTPVPHDSYSILSVSSSGKYVAIVWPDIPFFSVYKVSDWSIVDSGSARLLAWDTCRDRFALLESALAPRIPIIPKGGSSRKAKEAAAAAAQAAAAAATAASSAGVQVRILLDDGTSNILMRSVGNRSEPVVGLHGGALLGVAYRTSRRVSPVAATAISTLQSMPLSGFGSSSLSSFTSMDDGLSSNRSPAEAAPLNFQLYSWETFQPVGGLFPQPEWTAWDQTVEYCAFAYQQYIVISSLRPQYRYLGDVAIPHATGAVWHRRQLFVATPTTIECVFVDAGVAAVDIETKKRKEEMKLKEAQARAVAEHGELALIAVEAPQIASQERITFRPPMLQVVRLASFQHAPSVPPFLSLPKQSKVGGDESTVPKEADERRVNEVAVGGGGVSVAVTRFPAEQKRPIGPLIVVGVRDGVLWLVDRYMCAHAISLSHPGIRCRCLAAYGDAVSAVKWASRLGREHHDDLAQFMLGMGYATEALHLPGISKRLEFDLAMQSNDLKRALQCLLTMSNSRDIGQETVGLDLNDILSLTDKKENIVDAVQGVVKFAKEFLDLIDAADATAQADIAREALKRLAAAGSVKGALRGHELRGLALRLANHGELTRLSNLVNNLISVGSGREAAFSAAVLGDNALMEKAWQETGMLAEAVLHAHAHGRPSLRNLAQAWNKMLQKEKEHGPSTKTDAASAFLASLEEPKLTSLADAAKKPPIEILPPGMASLYGPIPGQKKPPGPATPALLQQPGKPMLLEAAPSAGPSATTPPPESGVPSSSESSAPPPPSDSSASLPSESNASVPSESGAPASSEPNAPVSSESSAPSPTESSAPGPTELSALSPTESSAQIADNQPPPDSSVTDIDPNGPVENVLPNSASNQAMTQAPHPVPNMQGPTTPDTAPMIDFS; from the exons ATGCTGCGCCTGAGGGCTTTCCGTCCGACCAACGACAAGATCGTGAAGATTCAGCTGCACCCGACGCACCCGTGGCTCGTGACCGCGGACGCGTCCGATCGCGTCTCCGTCTGGAACTGGGAGCACCGTCAG GTGATATATGAGTTGAAACCGGGCGGTGTCGACGAGAGGCGGCTGGTGGGTGCCAAGTTGGAGAAGCTTGCAGAGGGTGAATCAG AGCCCAAAGGGAAACCTACGGAAGCCATGCGTGGAGGGAG TGTTAAGCAGGTCAGTTTTTATGATGATGATGTATGCTTTTGGCAACTTTGGCGTAATCgttctgctgctgctgaggcTCCAACAGCAGCCAATCATATCGCTTCAACATTTAGTTCTCCTGCACCATCAACAAAAGGAAGGCATTTTCTTGTCATCTGCTGCGAAAACAAAGCAATTTTTTTAGACCTCGTTACAATGCGCGGCCGTGATGTCCCAAAGCAGGACCTTGACGGCAGATCACTTCTCTG TATGGAGTTCCTTTCAAAATCGTCTGCCGGGGATGGTCCTCTTGTGGCTTTTGGGGGATCAGATGGTGTGATTAGAGTTCTTTCAATGATATCATGGAAG CTTGTTCGAAGGTACACAGGAGGCCATAAAGGATCAATTTCTTGTTtgatgaacttcatggcttctTCTGGCGAG GCACTTTTGGTTTCGGGTGGCAGTGATGGTCTACTTGTACTTTGGAGTGCTGACCACAGTCCAGATACGCGGGACCTGGTTCCCAAGCTGAGCCTAAAA GCACATGATGGAGGAGTTGTGGCTGTCGAGCTTTCTAGAGTTAGCGGAGGAGCCCCACAACTTATTACAATTGGTGCTGATAAGACTCTAGCAATCTGGGACACAATCTCGTTTAAG GAGCTGCGTCGCATTAAACCTGTTCCAAAGCTAGCTTGCCACAGTGTGGCATCTTGGTGCCATCCTCGAGCTCCAAACCTTGATATTTTAACTTGTGTCAAAGACTCCCATATATG GGCTATCGAGCATCCAACTTATTCAGCCCTCACAAGGCCATTGTGTGAACTTTCCTCCCTAATACCTCCACAAGTCCTTGCATCTCACAAGAAACTGAGG GTTTATTGCATGGTTGCGCATCCTTTACAGCCACACCTTGTTGCTACTGGATCCAATGTTGGTGTCATTGTCAGCGAGTTTGATGCCAGATCTCTTCCAGCTGTTGCTCCTCTGCCGACACCACCAGGAAGCCGAGAGCATTCCGCGTTGTATTTGATTGAAAGGGAGCTAAAATTGCTAAACTTCCAGTTGTCTAACACTGCAAATCCATCCCTTGGAAGCAATGGCTCCTTATTGGAAACAGGAAGGTTCAGGGGAGACTCGATTGAACAACTACATGTCAAGCAGATAAAAAAGCACATTAGTACACCTGTTCCACATGATTCATACTCGATTCTTTCAGTGAGCAGCTCAGGGAA GTATGTAGCAATTGTTTGGCCTGATATTCCTTTCTTCTCAGTCTACAAGGTCAGTGACTGGTCCATCGTTGATTCAGGCAGTGCAAGACTTTTGGCATGGGACACATGCCGTGATAGATTTGCTCTGTTGGAATCTGCATTAGCTCCTAGAATTCCCATAATTCCTAAGGGTGGTTCATCAAGAAAAGCAAAGGAAGCAGCTGCAGCTGCAGCACAAGCTGCCGCAGCAGCTGCAACTGCTGCTTCTTCGGCCGGTGTTCAAGTTAGAATCTTGCTGGATGATGGAACATCAAATATATTAATGAGATCAGTAGGTAATCGCAGTGAACCAGTTGTTGGTCTGCATGGGGGTGCACTTCTTGGTGTTGCCTATCGAACATCACGAAGGGTTAGCCCTGTTGCAGCAACAGCTATTTCAACACTTCAGTCTATGCCCTTATCTGGATTTGGAAGCAGTAGTCTTTCTTCTTTCACGAGTATGGACGATGGGTTATCTTCTAACAGGTCTCCTGCTGAAGCAGCACCTCTGAACTTTCAGCTTTATAGTTGGGAAACTTTTCAACCTGTGGGGGGTCTTTTCCCTCAGCCTGAATGGACTGCGTGGGACCAGACTGTCGAATATTGTGCTTTCGCCTATCAACAATACATTGTGATATCTTCCTTGCGCCCTCAGTATAGATACTTGGGTGACGTGGCGATTCCACATGCTACTGGGGCTGTTTGGCATCGGAGACAGCTGTTTGTGGCAACACCAACTACCATTGAGTGTGTTTTTGTGGATGCTGGAGTTGCAGCTGTTGatatagaaacaaaaaagagaaaagaagagatgaAACTGAAGGAGGCTCAGGCAAGAGCTGTGGCTGAGCATGGAGAGTTGGCACTTATTGCAGTTGAGGCTCCACAAATTGCCTCACAAGAGAGGATAACATTTAGGCCACCAATGCTACAGGTGGTGCGATTAGCTTCTTTTCAGCACGCTCCTTCTGTGCCGCCATTTTTGTCTTTGCCTAAACAATCTAAAGTTGGCGGTGATGAGTCAACGGTGCCAAAAGAGGCTGATGAAAGGAGAGTCAATGAGGTggctgttggtggtggtggggtgtcCGTGGCTGTTACCCGTTTCCCGGCAGAGCAGAAGAGACCTATTGGACCTCTCATTGTAGTGGGTGTGAGAGATGGAGTTTTGTGGCTAGTTGATAGGTACATGTGTGCTCATGCAATATCCCTCAGCCACCCTGGTATTCGTTGCCGCTGTCTTGCTGCCTATGGTGATGCTGTTAGTGCAGTAAAATGGGCAAGTAGGCTTGGTAGAGAACACCATGATGATTTAGCACAGTTCATGCTTGGGATGGGTTACGCAACCGAAGCGCTTCATTTGCCCGGAATATCAAAGAGGTTGGAGTTTGATTTGGCTATGCAAAGTAACGATTTGAAACGAGCACTTCAATGCCTCCTGACAATGAGCAACAGCAGGGATATAGGGCAAGAAACCGTGGGTCTAGACTTAAATGACATTCTTAGCTTGACAGATAAGAAGGAAAATATTGTGGATGCTGTCCAAGGAGTAGTGAAATTTGCAAAGGAATTTTTGGATCTTATTGATGCTGCAGATGCTACTGCACAAGCTGATATTGCTCGTGAAGCTCTTAAGAGATTAGCGGCTGCAGGTTCAGTAAAGGGAGCCTTGAGAGGTCATGAATTAAGAGGACTAGCTTTACGCCTTGCAAATCATGGGGAGTTGACACGGCTTAGT AATTTGGTGAATAACTTGATCTCAGTTGGCTCGGGTCGAGAAGCAGCATTTTCTGCTGCAGTTTTGGGAGACAATGCTCTCATGGAGAAAGCATGGCAGGAGACTGGCATGCTTGCTGAGGCTGTCCTTCATGCCCAC GCACACGGGCGACCATCATTGAGAAACTTGGCTCAAGCGTGGAACAAGATGCTACAGAAGGAGAAAGAACATGGTCCATCAACGAAGACAGATGCCGCATCAGCATTTCTGGCTTCCCTTGAAGAACCCAAGCTCACAAGTTTGGCTGATGCAGCAAAGAAACCACCAATTGAAATTCTTCCTCCGGGAATGGCATCTCTATACGGTCCCATACCCGGTCAGAAAAAACCACCAGGTCCTGCCACACCTGCTTTGCTTCAGCAGCCAGGCAAGCCAATGCTACTTGAAGCAGCTCCTTCTGCTGGTCCATCGGCAACCACTCCACCACCGGAATCCGGTGTGCCGTCCTCGTCAGAATCGAGTGCTCCGCCGCCTCCTTCAGATTCAAGTGCTTCACTTCCTTCAGAGTCAAATGCTTCGGTTCCATCAGAATCTGGTGCTCCGGCTTCTTCTGAACCGAATGCTCCTGTTTCATCAGAGTCGAGTGCTCCCAGTCCCACAGAGTCGAGTGCTCCCGGTCCCACAGAGTTGAGTGCTCTCAGTCCCACAGAGTCGAGCGCACAAATTGCAGACAATCAGCCTCCTCCTGATTCCTCAGTGACTGATATTGATCCAAATGGCCCTGTGGAAAATGTCCTACCTAATTCTGCAAGTAATCAAGCCATGACCCAGGCTCCCCATCCGGTTCCGAATATGCAAGGACCGACTACTCCTGATACAGCACCCATGATTGACTTTTCTTGA
- the LOC131307671 gene encoding uncharacterized protein LOC131307671, whose amino-acid sequence MSRLSFRPRPLDIHKKLPIVKSVKEFEDDETPTSTRNSQIMRLAAEADTEVQQVPTKKVASEIPTPEFVVVDTYERDYSRTFSQPTSYLRARGARAELGEFVEYDVDNEDEDWIQEFNEEKELLTPEIFETALFKLEILDHKARERAGIITPTLGSPVPVLLQFDAAAEALLPLSIEYGISQCIYDYWKEKRERWQKPILRRLQPPPPSNDTNPYNVFRPREKAHRLHTRRMQRRENNVQSFEKLRQVRRNLDQAKTLLEALIKREEKKREVTESEVSLQRIQMKYKHETELLEDSLALPGFPSFAGKFGSSEEEFVDSDDVAYSRQNARQNTPFADTKLVMVSPGSIKREFRRRNAPNGWLQKLDPLEPVLLFTKPLVPEKLAAVGIVPPSSSPMTNIASVRSQSFHGRIGRGGRIVFDRWNPLMHTPIDCGDTFYIPPKPRPSMHN is encoded by the exons ATGAGTAGACTGTCATTTAGGCCTCGTCCTCTTGACATTCACAAGAAGCTCCCAATTGTAAAATCTGTCAAGGAATTCGAAGATGACGAGACCCCCACGTCTACTCGTAATTCGCAGATTATGCGTCTCGCTGCAGAGGCCGATACTGAG GTGCAGCAAGTTCCTACGAAGAAAGTGGCTTCTGAAATCCCTACTCCAGAGTTTGTTGTTGTTGACACATATGAAAGAGATTATTCCCGCACTTTCTCTCAACCAACTTCATACTTACGAGCAAGAGGAG CTCGGGCTGAGCTTGGAGAATTTGTGGAGTATGATGTGGACAACGAGGATGAAGATTGGATTCAGGAGTTCAACGAAGAAAAAGAGCTTCTTACCCCTGAAAT TTTTGAAACTGCCCTATTTAAATTGGAGATATTGGATCATAAGGCACGAGAAAGAGCAGGAATTATAACTCCTACTCTTGGCTCACCCGTTCCTGTACTTCTACAATTCGATGCTGCTGCTGAG GCCTTACTTCCCTTGTCCATAGAATATGGAATTTCACAGTGCATCTATGATTACTGGAAGGAAAAG CGTGAACGATGGCAAAAGCCTATATTGCGACGTCTGCAG CCTCCTCCACCATCTAATGATACCAACCCATATAACGTGTTTAGACCAAGGGAGAAGGCCCACAGACTTCACACAAGAAGA ATGCAAAGGAGGGAAAACAACGTGCAGTCGTTTGAAAAGCTTCGCCAG GTCAGGCGCAACCTTGACCAAGCCAAGACCCTACTGGAGGCTTTAATCAAG agagaggagaaaaagagGGAAGTCACGGAGAGCGAAGTCAGCCTTCAAAGGATCCAAATGAAGTACAAG CATGAAACTGAGCTCCTTGAGGACAGCTTGGCTCTGCCTGGATTTCCTTCCTTCGCAGGAAAATTTGGTTCAAGTGAGGAGGAATTCGTGGACTCTGATGATGTTGCATACAGCCGTCAGAATGCACGACAGAATACGCCTTTTGCAGACACCAAGCTGGTGATGGTTTCTCCAGGAAGCATCAAGCGAGAGTTCAGGAGGCGAAATGCCCCAAATGGATGGCTTCAGAAATTG GATCCACTTGAGCCGGTTCTGTTGTTCACTAAACCTCTAGTTCCAGAAAAACTGGCGGCTGTAGGAATTGTGCCCCCATCAAGTTCTCCGATGACAAACATCGCATCTGTCCGTTCACAGAGCTTCCACGGGAGGATTGGCCGAGGGGGGCGAATTGTATTCGACAGATGGAATCCGCTTATGCATACACCAATCGATTGTGGTGACACTTTTTATATACCTCCAAAACCCCGTCCTTCTATGCATAACTGA
- the LOC131308759 gene encoding uncharacterized protein LOC131308759 isoform X2 has product MLRLRAFRPTNDKIVKIQLHPTHPWLVTADASDRVSVWNWEHRQVIYELKPGGVDERRLVGAKLEKLAEGESEPKGKPTEAMRGGSMEFLSKSSAGDGPLVAFGGSDGVIRVLSMISWKLVRRYTGGHKGSISCLMNFMASSGEALLVSGGSDGLLVLWSADHSPDTRDLVPKLSLKAHDGGVVAVELSRVSGGAPQLITIGADKTLAIWDTISFKELRRIKPVPKLACHSVASWCHPRAPNLDILTCVKDSHIWAIEHPTYSALTRPLCELSSLIPPQVLASHKKLRVYCMVAHPLQPHLVATGSNVGVIVSEFDARSLPAVAPLPTPPGSREHSALYLIERELKLLNFQLSNTANPSLGSNGSLLETGRFRGDSIEQLHVKQIKKHISTPVPHDSYSILSVSSSGKYVAIVWPDIPFFSVYKVSDWSIVDSGSARLLAWDTCRDRFALLESALAPRIPIIPKGGSSRKAKEAAAAAAQAAAAAATAASSAGVQVRILLDDGTSNILMRSVGNRSEPVVGLHGGALLGVAYRTSRRVSPVAATAISTLQSMPLSGFGSSSLSSFTSMDDGLSSNRSPAEAAPLNFQLYSWETFQPVGGLFPQPEWTAWDQTVEYCAFAYQQYIVISSLRPQYRYLGDVAIPHATGAVWHRRQLFVATPTTIECVFVDAGVAAVDIETKKRKEEMKLKEAQARAVAEHGELALIAVEAPQIASQERITFRPPMLQVVRLASFQHAPSVPPFLSLPKQSKVGGDESTVPKEADERRVNEVAVGGGGVSVAVTRFPAEQKRPIGPLIVVGVRDGVLWLVDRYMCAHAISLSHPGIRCRCLAAYGDAVSAVKWASRLGREHHDDLAQFMLGMGYATEALHLPGISKRLEFDLAMQSNDLKRALQCLLTMSNSRDIGQETVGLDLNDILSLTDKKENIVDAVQGVVKFAKEFLDLIDAADATAQADIAREALKRLAAAGSVKGALRGHELRGLALRLANHGELTRLSNLVNNLISVGSGREAAFSAAVLGDNALMEKAWQETGMLAEAVLHAHAHGRPSLRNLAQAWNKMLQKEKEHGPSTKTDAASAFLASLEEPKLTSLADAAKKPPIEILPPGMASLYGPIPGQKKPPGPATPALLQQPGKPMLLEAAPSAGPSATTPPPESGVPSSSESSAPPPPSDSSASLPSESNASVPSESGAPASSEPNAPVSSESSAPSPTESSAPGPTELSALSPTESSAQIADNQPPPDSSVTDIDPNGPVENVLPNSASNQAMTQAPHPVPNMQGPTTPDTAPMIDFS; this is encoded by the exons ATGCTGCGCCTGAGGGCTTTCCGTCCGACCAACGACAAGATCGTGAAGATTCAGCTGCACCCGACGCACCCGTGGCTCGTGACCGCGGACGCGTCCGATCGCGTCTCCGTCTGGAACTGGGAGCACCGTCAG GTGATATATGAGTTGAAACCGGGCGGTGTCGACGAGAGGCGGCTGGTGGGTGCCAAGTTGGAGAAGCTTGCAGAGGGTGAATCAG AGCCCAAAGGGAAACCTACGGAAGCCATGCGTGGAGGGAG TATGGAGTTCCTTTCAAAATCGTCTGCCGGGGATGGTCCTCTTGTGGCTTTTGGGGGATCAGATGGTGTGATTAGAGTTCTTTCAATGATATCATGGAAG CTTGTTCGAAGGTACACAGGAGGCCATAAAGGATCAATTTCTTGTTtgatgaacttcatggcttctTCTGGCGAG GCACTTTTGGTTTCGGGTGGCAGTGATGGTCTACTTGTACTTTGGAGTGCTGACCACAGTCCAGATACGCGGGACCTGGTTCCCAAGCTGAGCCTAAAA GCACATGATGGAGGAGTTGTGGCTGTCGAGCTTTCTAGAGTTAGCGGAGGAGCCCCACAACTTATTACAATTGGTGCTGATAAGACTCTAGCAATCTGGGACACAATCTCGTTTAAG GAGCTGCGTCGCATTAAACCTGTTCCAAAGCTAGCTTGCCACAGTGTGGCATCTTGGTGCCATCCTCGAGCTCCAAACCTTGATATTTTAACTTGTGTCAAAGACTCCCATATATG GGCTATCGAGCATCCAACTTATTCAGCCCTCACAAGGCCATTGTGTGAACTTTCCTCCCTAATACCTCCACAAGTCCTTGCATCTCACAAGAAACTGAGG GTTTATTGCATGGTTGCGCATCCTTTACAGCCACACCTTGTTGCTACTGGATCCAATGTTGGTGTCATTGTCAGCGAGTTTGATGCCAGATCTCTTCCAGCTGTTGCTCCTCTGCCGACACCACCAGGAAGCCGAGAGCATTCCGCGTTGTATTTGATTGAAAGGGAGCTAAAATTGCTAAACTTCCAGTTGTCTAACACTGCAAATCCATCCCTTGGAAGCAATGGCTCCTTATTGGAAACAGGAAGGTTCAGGGGAGACTCGATTGAACAACTACATGTCAAGCAGATAAAAAAGCACATTAGTACACCTGTTCCACATGATTCATACTCGATTCTTTCAGTGAGCAGCTCAGGGAA GTATGTAGCAATTGTTTGGCCTGATATTCCTTTCTTCTCAGTCTACAAGGTCAGTGACTGGTCCATCGTTGATTCAGGCAGTGCAAGACTTTTGGCATGGGACACATGCCGTGATAGATTTGCTCTGTTGGAATCTGCATTAGCTCCTAGAATTCCCATAATTCCTAAGGGTGGTTCATCAAGAAAAGCAAAGGAAGCAGCTGCAGCTGCAGCACAAGCTGCCGCAGCAGCTGCAACTGCTGCTTCTTCGGCCGGTGTTCAAGTTAGAATCTTGCTGGATGATGGAACATCAAATATATTAATGAGATCAGTAGGTAATCGCAGTGAACCAGTTGTTGGTCTGCATGGGGGTGCACTTCTTGGTGTTGCCTATCGAACATCACGAAGGGTTAGCCCTGTTGCAGCAACAGCTATTTCAACACTTCAGTCTATGCCCTTATCTGGATTTGGAAGCAGTAGTCTTTCTTCTTTCACGAGTATGGACGATGGGTTATCTTCTAACAGGTCTCCTGCTGAAGCAGCACCTCTGAACTTTCAGCTTTATAGTTGGGAAACTTTTCAACCTGTGGGGGGTCTTTTCCCTCAGCCTGAATGGACTGCGTGGGACCAGACTGTCGAATATTGTGCTTTCGCCTATCAACAATACATTGTGATATCTTCCTTGCGCCCTCAGTATAGATACTTGGGTGACGTGGCGATTCCACATGCTACTGGGGCTGTTTGGCATCGGAGACAGCTGTTTGTGGCAACACCAACTACCATTGAGTGTGTTTTTGTGGATGCTGGAGTTGCAGCTGTTGatatagaaacaaaaaagagaaaagaagagatgaAACTGAAGGAGGCTCAGGCAAGAGCTGTGGCTGAGCATGGAGAGTTGGCACTTATTGCAGTTGAGGCTCCACAAATTGCCTCACAAGAGAGGATAACATTTAGGCCACCAATGCTACAGGTGGTGCGATTAGCTTCTTTTCAGCACGCTCCTTCTGTGCCGCCATTTTTGTCTTTGCCTAAACAATCTAAAGTTGGCGGTGATGAGTCAACGGTGCCAAAAGAGGCTGATGAAAGGAGAGTCAATGAGGTggctgttggtggtggtggggtgtcCGTGGCTGTTACCCGTTTCCCGGCAGAGCAGAAGAGACCTATTGGACCTCTCATTGTAGTGGGTGTGAGAGATGGAGTTTTGTGGCTAGTTGATAGGTACATGTGTGCTCATGCAATATCCCTCAGCCACCCTGGTATTCGTTGCCGCTGTCTTGCTGCCTATGGTGATGCTGTTAGTGCAGTAAAATGGGCAAGTAGGCTTGGTAGAGAACACCATGATGATTTAGCACAGTTCATGCTTGGGATGGGTTACGCAACCGAAGCGCTTCATTTGCCCGGAATATCAAAGAGGTTGGAGTTTGATTTGGCTATGCAAAGTAACGATTTGAAACGAGCACTTCAATGCCTCCTGACAATGAGCAACAGCAGGGATATAGGGCAAGAAACCGTGGGTCTAGACTTAAATGACATTCTTAGCTTGACAGATAAGAAGGAAAATATTGTGGATGCTGTCCAAGGAGTAGTGAAATTTGCAAAGGAATTTTTGGATCTTATTGATGCTGCAGATGCTACTGCACAAGCTGATATTGCTCGTGAAGCTCTTAAGAGATTAGCGGCTGCAGGTTCAGTAAAGGGAGCCTTGAGAGGTCATGAATTAAGAGGACTAGCTTTACGCCTTGCAAATCATGGGGAGTTGACACGGCTTAGT AATTTGGTGAATAACTTGATCTCAGTTGGCTCGGGTCGAGAAGCAGCATTTTCTGCTGCAGTTTTGGGAGACAATGCTCTCATGGAGAAAGCATGGCAGGAGACTGGCATGCTTGCTGAGGCTGTCCTTCATGCCCAC GCACACGGGCGACCATCATTGAGAAACTTGGCTCAAGCGTGGAACAAGATGCTACAGAAGGAGAAAGAACATGGTCCATCAACGAAGACAGATGCCGCATCAGCATTTCTGGCTTCCCTTGAAGAACCCAAGCTCACAAGTTTGGCTGATGCAGCAAAGAAACCACCAATTGAAATTCTTCCTCCGGGAATGGCATCTCTATACGGTCCCATACCCGGTCAGAAAAAACCACCAGGTCCTGCCACACCTGCTTTGCTTCAGCAGCCAGGCAAGCCAATGCTACTTGAAGCAGCTCCTTCTGCTGGTCCATCGGCAACCACTCCACCACCGGAATCCGGTGTGCCGTCCTCGTCAGAATCGAGTGCTCCGCCGCCTCCTTCAGATTCAAGTGCTTCACTTCCTTCAGAGTCAAATGCTTCGGTTCCATCAGAATCTGGTGCTCCGGCTTCTTCTGAACCGAATGCTCCTGTTTCATCAGAGTCGAGTGCTCCCAGTCCCACAGAGTCGAGTGCTCCCGGTCCCACAGAGTTGAGTGCTCTCAGTCCCACAGAGTCGAGCGCACAAATTGCAGACAATCAGCCTCCTCCTGATTCCTCAGTGACTGATATTGATCCAAATGGCCCTGTGGAAAATGTCCTACCTAATTCTGCAAGTAATCAAGCCATGACCCAGGCTCCCCATCCGGTTCCGAATATGCAAGGACCGACTACTCCTGATACAGCACCCATGATTGACTTTTCTTGA